In Candidatus Zixiibacteriota bacterium, the sequence GTTCTACTATACCGCCCCCACACCAATTGCTTTTGCAGTAGAACGAGTAATGAACATTTTGCCGGATTGGTGAGGGGGGCTTGACAAATTACTCTGCCAGGATAAGGCAGAGTATTAGAAATAATGAAAGATATTACACCTTTGAATAAAGGGTAGGAGGGGAAATGGCTAAATTTAGAGTACTAGCCTTTTTGATGGCGTCATCGGGCAACTTCGCTGGTACGATAATTTCTGCATTATTGTTTTTATCACTTGGCAACGAAGATCCGGATGGCATTGACACACCTTTTGGGGTGGTTATTGCCATATCGTCAGCAATTGCAATCTGGATACTGATAGCGAACTGGAAGACCCGGCTTAAGCTGATTCATCTATTTCTTTTTGCGGGCCTCTTGGCTCCCATCAGCTATCGTTTTTTGGTGGCGGGGAATACCTTTTTTACGATATTAGAGATAGTTCACGGACAATGGATGCCTTATCCGGAAAATCTTTTCTACAATCTAGTTTTGAGCGTGCTGGTCAACGGTACAATGATCATGGCGTTAGCTGTATTAAATGAGCCGGACAATCAAATTGAAAAAAGTTGACGACAAAACTATAACCGCTTTCATATGCTTAAAGCGACCTTCCTAAATTTCATTACACCAATGCTGGCAGGAAGGTGAGTCCCCGCCGTCGGGTGAATTCCTTGGACCGAACAAGATATTCCTCGTCAACGACGAAGAGGGCGGTCCGTCAAGGCCTCTTTGTAGAGGCTCGCTAGTTACTGCCAGCCTGGGCAATTCGTGGCGATATTCGAGTTATTCGTACAGTTAGGCGCAAAACTCGTAAGTCATTCAATCCAATTCGTAAAAAAATGAAGCCTGGTCGCAGGTTTTCGGAAGATACCAGCCCGGATTCGTAACGATAGGGCCGAAATTCGTAAAACCGGGTGATCGGGCTGATGGCAAAGACAAGGCCTGATTCCGTGCGGCCGCGCAATTATCTCGTAGATAACTACTTAACATTGAAATTTAGATTGAGGCGACGGCTGGCACGGGGTTTGTATTGCACTATTTTTGAGAACGGACTTCTCATTTAGTTCCTTTTGTTGAGTAGGTCGTCCTGGTCGGGTCCGGCCTTGCGGAGGGCAGTGGGACAGTGGAAAATGTAACATCGGGCCCGACCGGGGGACTAAAAAAGTTCGGCTTAAGCAGCAGTTACTTCGGAAATACTTAGCGTCGATGGTAAATATCACAGATAGAGATGTCGCAAGCCTGGCTTTCGGCATGCCCGTGCAGTTAACGTGGGTTGTGTTGGCTGGGAAACGTTTTGTCAAGGTTCGGGCAGACAGAAACCGGGGCAGCGATTTTCTCTGTTGATGGTGAGGGGATGTCCGATTGGAGGCGGCGGGTGGCTTACTTGTAGCTGGTGACCACCTGCCGCTTCTTAGAGGACATTCTTTAAGAGCAATCTTTTGAGAGGAGGTTTTGAGGAGATGGAAGACATCAGGAGGAAACGAACGACGGGCGCGGTCTTGTTGCTGCTGACAGTATTGCTTTGCGCGGCATTTATGACACCTTCGGTTGCAGCAGGTCCGCCGAATCAGTTGGAGTCCCGGATTGTCGCGGATGACCACCCGTGGGGAGACGAGCATCCGTGGGTCGACGCCCTGGCAGCATCGGATGATCACCCGTGGAATGACGGAAAGCCAACGATTGATGATCATCCGTGGGGAGAGGGTAAGCCGAAATCTGATGATACTCCTTGGGGTGATCGCGGGCCGAAAAACGACAATGATTCCGGAGACCTCGGAGCCATTGGCGAGATATTTTTCTACCTCAACTTGTGGATGGTAAATTTCTAATTGGCAACATTATCTGTTGAGGAGGCCGCTTGAAGACCCTTCTGATTCTCAACATCGTATTCGTGTTTGCAGGTATCGTTTTGCTGGCGATGGCGTATCGGGAGCGCAACAAAGACAACGCGCCGTTCAGTTTTAAGCTGTCCGCTTTTCGCGGTATCCGCAACCGGTTTACCCAAACCGGTCACCGGTATTATCTGGCCGGTGTTTTATTCGTATCGCTCGGATGCCTGTCGTCTTCTATCTACTGGCTTTCAAGATCAGATTAAACCAGGGAGGCCGGGCAGTCTTGGTCCAAGCGCTGTCCGGCCGATTCTTTGGGCATGTTGATAAAGTCCTCGTGTCTGGTTGAGGCAGGTCCTGTAAATCCGTGTAGCGAATTTATGTGACCTGGCGCTTGTGCCGCTCTTGGACTTATGTGTCAGGTCACAATTTCTGCAAGCAGAAATCAAGACCTGACACAACGGCGTAAAGGTTATTCAACAAGCCTCTGTGGCCGGACCTATCTTGAAATTACGTCACAATTTCAGCAAGCAGAAATCAAGACCTGACACAACGGCGTAAAGGTTATTCAGCAAGCCTCTGTGGCCGGACCTACCTTAAAATTTTGCCAAAAACAAGCTCGTTGACAAACAGGGGGAACATCGTATATTTCGTCGATTTTGTCCGCTTAAGTTAAAAAGCGAAAGGTCGTCGAAAACAGCGGTATGTCATTTTTGTCAACCTCGCGCAATCGCCTTGTTCTGGTCCTCTGGCTGGTTGGTATACATTCGATCGTTGTCGGATTCGGTCTGATCTTCCTGCCGCCGTCGTATGTACCGTTTTTCGGCTTCGCACCGTTTGCCGAAAAATTCTTTCCGGTGCAGGGGGGAGTATTTCATCTGGTTATGGCGGTAGCCTATATTATGGCGGCGGTAAGGCCGGAGCGTTATCCCGGGCTGATAATTCTCTCTTTTGTAGCCAAGCTGATGGCGGCCGCGTTTCTGCTCACATACTATATTCTAATAGATCGAATCTGGATGGTGCTTTTTTCGGGAGTCGGCGATGCCCTGATGGGGCTGGTGATATACCTTTTGTATCGCGCCTTCAACCGCGAAACCGCGTCATAGAATCACCGTATACAATAGTCATCGACGGCGAAAATAACGGGCAATTTTGTCCGAAGATTGAATTTCAACTTTGTTTGAAGGGGAGCGAAGTATGTTTCACAAGATACCGCAGGCGATAGCCGAGCGGATGATGTTTCTGGAAGAGCTCGACAGGCGCGATCGTCTGGATGGCACCAGTCGCAAGGTGCGGCTTCGGCAAATCCCGCCGGATACCGGGAAGTTCATAGCGTTGCTCGCGTCCGAGGCGCCCGATGGCGCCCTGGTGGAGATCGGCACGAGCGCCGGGTATTCTACTCTCTGGTTAGCTCTGGCGTGTCTTGAGACTGACCGTAAGATTGTCACGATTGAGATCGATGATGATAAGTTCCGGATGGCAACAGAGACTTTCCGTCTCACCGGCCTTGGCGGCACAGTTGAGCAGGTTCACCGCGACGCCCGGGAGGTGCTGGACGGATTTACGGATATAGCGTTTTGTTTTCTCGATGCCGAAAAGGAGATTTACGATAGCTGTTATGAGCTGGTGGTGCCGAGGATGGTACCGGGAGGTATCCTTGTTGCCGACAATGTTATCAGTCACCGGGAGATTCTCCAGCCGTTTTTGGACAGGGTGGAGGCTGATGAGCGGGTGGATTCGGTGGTGGTGCCGATCGGCAAAGGGGAACTTCTCTGCCGCAAGCGGTAGCCGGCAGGTGACACGATAAATGTTGACAGGCCTTTTTTATTTGATATAATAGGGGTGACTTTTAACCAGGGTCCGCGGATGGCGGATGGAAAGGAGGCGTATTTTATGACAGCGGTAGTTGAAAGAGTAGTTGTAAAGTTACGCCCGGGAGGCGGTCGGTAAACGACTTTCAGGACCATAGTCCAATTTATTGATAACCGCGGGTGTAGCTTTGGTCCGCGGTATTTTTGTATCTGGTAAACGGTGAGCCGCGGAATTTAATCTTGCGGCTCTTTACTTTTATAAAGGAAATTGACAAGCGATGAGTAACGATAATTCGAATACATCGATGATTTCACTTGGGTGGGATCAGCATTTCGAGAAACATTTTGAACCATACAGCCCCGACGGGCTCGTGCCGGGAAGAGTGGAAGCGGAACATCGCAATCTATACCGGGTGGTGTGCGAGTGCGGGCATTTCAGCGCCGAGGTATCCGGGCGGTTCATAAACAGCGCCGTATCGCGGGGTGACTATCCGGCGGTCGGTGACTGGGTGGTGATGAACCTTCTGGAGAAGGAACAAAAGGGTATCATTCAGGCGGTGCTTGAGCGCAAGAGTTGTTTTTCGCGCAAGGCGGTGTTATCGGGAGGTATGCCCGATACGGGTGGCAAGACAGCCGAGCAGGTGTTGGCGGCGAATATCGACACGGTCTTTCTCGTCAGCGGTTTGGACAATAATTTCAATATCCGTCGTATCGAACGCTATGTGACGGTTGCCTACAACAGCGGGGCGACCCCGGTTATCATATTGAACAAAGCGGATCTCCGCGATGATCTCGATGAGTGCGTGAGCGAGGTTCAGGAGATTGCGGCCGGTGTGGATGTTTTAGCTGTCAGCGCAGCTTCACACGCGGGCCTGGATGCGCTTCAGAGATATCTTGCGGTGGGAAAGACCGTGGCGTTTCTGGGGTCATCGGGAGTGGGCAAATCCACGATTATCAACACGCTGCTTGGTGAGCAAAGGCTCAAGACCAGGGAGGTTAGTGGTGAGGACAGCCGGGGCAGGCACACGACCACGCATCGTGAGCTGATTGTTCTCCCCGGCGGCGGGGTGGTGATTGATACACCGGGAATGCGCGAGATCAGCCTGTGGGATGATACCGGCGGTCTTCAGAAGGCTTTCGATGATATCGAGGCGTTTGCCCGCCAGTGCCGGTTTCATGACTGCACACACGAGAGCGAACCGGGTTGCGCCGTGCAGGCGGCGCTTGCCGATGGACGGCTCGATGCGGCGAGGTTTGGCAATTACGTGAAACTTCAAAAAGAGATCAGCGCCTTCGCCATCAGGAAAGACAAACAACTGTACCGGCAGACGACAAGGGAACGGGACAAGAAGCATCGCCGGTATTTTAAAGAGATGCAGAAGGTGAACAAGAAGTTTCGCGAGAGGTGAGCTCATTCGCGTTTGGAGAGAGAATAATGGATCAACAGACAGAGAGAATATTTGCCGACAACGAGCAGAAGGTGCTTTCTGAGGCAAGTAAACGATATGGTATGGCGCCGGACAGCCTGAAACGATTGGGTTCGTTTGAGAGTTTCGTGTTTGAGTATCGCTATCAAGACACAGACCAGATTCTGCGGGTCACCCCCGGTTCGCACCGCCAGGCGACTGCGATCAAGGGAGAACTGGAATGGGTCAACTATCTTGCCGACAACGGTGTTTCCGTTTGCCGGGGACTGCCATCGAAAAACGGTTCGTTGGTCGAGGTGATCGAACTGGACACGATCGATTCCGACCCGGATGCTTTTTACAGCGTGGTGAGTTTTACTAAGGCTCCGGGAAGGCGGGCGATCAAAGAGGACTGGAACGAGAAGCTGTTCACCAACTGGGGGCAGGTCATCGGCAGGATGCACGCCCTGACCAAAAACTACCAACCATCGGATCCATCACTTGTGCGCCACGTTTGGCACGAGGACGGTGACTTGCGAGCCGACAGGTATCTGCCGGAGTCTCAGACAAAAGTCCTGGCCAGGCACGCCGATCTGATGGATTATCTTCACAAGCTGCCGATGGATACGGATTCGTTCGGGCTGGTTCACGAGGACATGCATCACGGCAATTTCTTCGTCGATAACGGCAGTATCACGGTTTTCGATTTCGACGATTGTCAGCATCACTGGTTTGCCTCGGATCTGGCGATGCCTTTGTTTTATGTCATGCGCAACCTGACTCTCAACGACCAGTCGCTGGAATTCGCCCATCACTTTTTCGGTTGTCTTATGGAGGGTTACTCCCGCGAGAACAGGATAGAGAAGTACTGGCTGGAGCAGATCCCGCATTTTCTGAAACTGCGGGAGATGATTCTTTATATCATTCTCTATGCCGAAGAGGCGTTTGAAGCCAACGAATGGTGTCGGGCGTTCTTTAGTGGCAGAAGGGAGAGAATCGAAAACGGTGTTCCGGTACTCGATATGGATTTCGGACAGTTTGCTTAGTCCGTAGTATCTGTCGGGCACGCCGCTCGCCAAAACAGTTTGCTTTCACTCAGGTGGGACCGTACTTTTTTAGGCAGGCAATCTCTGCTGTCTGATTCGGCTAAAGCTAAATTGAGTCAGGGCCGATACAGTATATATTGGATAACCGGGCCCGTTTTTTCCAAGATTTATTTCTCTGCCGGCCCAATTCACTGTATAGACATTGGGAAATAGCCATATAAGCGGGCCGCATGAGGTCAGATCGTGCCGGCTGGAGGGAGAAAAGCCATGATCAAAACTTCTATCATCACAATAAGCTCTGTCATTCTTTTGACTACCGCGTCGGTCTGGGCGGTGTCATTTGAGATAGGGGAGAGTTATTCCGCCGGACAGGAGCCTTTCTGGTTGAGCAAGGCTGACTTTAATAGTGACGGGCATTTGGACTTGGCAGTCGGCCATTGTGATGAGCACCTCTATCCGGAGATAGACGCCAACAGCGGGATATCGGTTTTCTTCGGCAATGGCGACGGAACGTTTGCTGAGGCGGTTCAATACGTTACAGGTTTCGGAACGTTAGCTATTTGTGCTGGTGATTTCGACGGTGATGGCGATATCGATCTTGCCTCAACACGACCGGATAGGATCGGCTTCGTGGAGCCGGACTCGCTTTGCATATTGCTGAACGACGGCGAGGGAGTCTTTGAGCTTTCCCCAAGGTGCGAGACAGCGGTGGTAGGTTGCCTGGGTATGTGTGCTGTTGATGTGGACGGTGATAGCTCGGATGATTTGGTAATGACCGGTTATATGAACGACACTCTTTGTATCATGAAAAACGGCGGTACCGGCAGTTTCGCTCTCGACACATGTTTCGCAGCAGGAGACTATGTGACTCGGGTATGCGCGGGTGATTTTGACTCCGACGGAGACGATGACTTGGCCCTGGTAAACTTCGATAATCTTCTGATATACACCAACGACGGATTTGGAGACTTCACTTTTGCCGATGGATACAGTAATTCTGATCAAACCGATATTCTTGTGTCGGATTTCGACAGGGACGGGGACGGCGATCTGATGACAGTTTCACAGGCCACGGATTTAGTGACTGTCCGGCTGAATAGCGGTGATGCAACATTTCCATTCACGGCTTATATTCCAGTTCCATTTATGCCATTCTCGGGAGCCCTGGCAGATTTTGACGGCGACGGCAATGAGGATCTGGCTTTAACGTGTCATGTTTGGGACAGTGTTTCAATTCTGCTTGGGACCGGCGACGGGGCGTTTGTGATGGATTCAAAATATTCGATCGCTGACAGACCAATTTCTCTGGAGGCCGGTGACTACGATGAAGATGGTGACTATGATTTGGTTGTAGTAAACAATTACTCCAACGAAATTACAATCATGCTGAATACGACCGTGGTAACAGATGTGACCGAGGAGGATAAGGTTGCAGAGGTGCCGTCGAGCTTTGGACTGCGTCAGAATTATCCCAACCCGTTCAATTCATCGACGAACATCCAATTCGATTTGTCGCAGCGGGCATTTGTGGAGATGACGATTTACAATATCGCAGGTCAGGTCGTGCGCTATCTTGTGACTGAAGAGATGTCAGCCGGGGTTCACACGGTTGAATGGAACGGTTCAAGCGACGCCGGCGTGCCGGTGGCGACGGGGATTTACCTCTGTCACCTGAAGGCGGGTGACTTTGTATCGATGAAGAAGATGGCGCTCTTGAAATAGGGGTTCGCGTTTAGACACGACTAAAGTGTTCTAAAATCAAGAAAAAGCCGCCGCGAAGTGAACGCGGCGGCTTTGATATATATGGAATGACGTTCGGAAATCAATCGGAATTGACAAACCAGTCTTTGGCGAGATGTTCCGTGGCGGCGATTATCTCGCGGTCCTTCTCGTTGAGCGCTCCGCGCTCGATGAGGGTTTCCACCGCTTTGTGCAACAGCACCATCTTGTCGCGAACCGGAATGATGGCCGGATAGTATTCGTTGTTGAAGAATATCCAGAACCGCTTGGCCAGACGTTCATTCGAAAGCATCTTGCCGATAGCTTTCTCCAATTGAGCGCCGCCAAGGTCCTCCAACTCTTCCTTAGGGGAACTCATCAATTCGATAGTGTGCTTGAGGCTCTCCTTGCACTTGTATCTCATCTGCCATACTTCGACCATACCCAGCGAATTGACCAGTAGAACATTGACGCTGATCTTGTTGGTCTTGGGGTTGCCCTTGACTCCATCCATGAAGGGTATATAGTAGTTGTCGGTGATCGAGCCGTAGGCGCTGATGCCGCCGGCGAAGGGATCATCGATAATATCGCCGATAGTGAAATAAGGTTTGCGCTCGAAGCGGGCGTCCTGAATCTGCATGAACTCTTCTTCGGTGAAGTGGAAACGTTCCTTCCAGAGTTCTTCGGCGCTGAGGTCTTTGCGGGTGAGCGATGACTGGCTGGTAAGCATACCGATAGCCTGTCCGCCGCGCCACACCAGCGGCAGCACGCCAACGGCCCATTCGGCGGAGCCGCCAATCTCACCAATCATGGAGCACAGGCCGCGCTCATCGGGGAACTGAAGTCCCGCCAGACCGAGCAGCACAGCCGGCAGCAAGTCACCATCCTTATCAAACGGCGTGGCAATGCCGGCCTTGTTCAGCTCATCCATAGCCGGGTAATGGCGGGAGCGATCGAGGAAAAAAGCGCTCAGTTTGTCAACGCCGGAGTAGCCGTAGGCGTTGGCAATAATCTCGGCGGCATCGGTAAGTTTAGCTTCGCGCGGGTTGAATTCCGGAAAATAAGCGCCACCCATCCAGCGCTGGACATAAATATCCGGCAGATGACGTTTTACGTTGGCCTCGGTAACGAAGAGGGCCGTCAGGGAAGAATGCAGCCCCTTGATCGATTTCGTGGTACCATCGATAACGTCGTTGCCCATTGACAACTGCGTTACATTGCGCGGCATGCTCAGGCCATACTGGGCGCGATGTTGATCTTTGCCGAACACGGCGCCGACCGCGATAGTCGGGTTACCGCCGGCTTCCTTGCCGGGCTTAACTCTGACACCCTCGGTGATAGCCGACTCGATCAGAACCTCTTCGCCGACCGGCAGGGTCTCCGTCGTCTGCTGAAGGACTTCGGCCATAATCTGAGCGGCGGTGCGATCGTTGGCGCGCTTGAGATTGTTGGACAGTTCTTGGGTGACATGGTCTTTTGGAACGCTGTTGATGCTTCCCCGTCCGTTCAGTCCCACCGCTACAGCGGCAAGGGCCGCCGAGAGGGTGACAGACTGACGGACCTGGCGGTTGCGCAGGGCGCCCAGGTTGGAGTTGTGGCTGAACTTGTCGCAGAGCGTGGTGATAGTGAGGGCGTCGAGGGTGATATCGTAATTGTTGAGAACCGCCATGTGGCGATGGTTGAATTCGATCAGTTTGTCGCTGTTGAACTTGTAGTCGTCCTTCTTACCCTGATAAGTTAGTCTTTCGTCGGCAATGTTATAGCGAAGCTTATTCGGCATTTTGCCACCCCATAGTGTTTCAGGCCGGCTGGCGGTCTGAGATGAACGTTGTCACATTAATATTAGCATATTATCACTTAAGCGGCCGGTTTTCAAGCACTAACTTGTTAAGCGGGAACACACAAGGTCGGTCGGGCCGCCCTGGGATGCATTGTCCGCTTGTTGGCGGTGGTTTTGGGCCTTGTAAGCGGTTGTCATTTAATGTCTTGACAAATGCGGATAAGTTGGTTAATTAAGGTTTCATTTGTCGAACCAATTCGGTGTTAATGTGTACTTTATAGTAAGCTCTCTATTTTCAACATAGAACAAAGAGGATGATACCTATGGCCGAAAACTCATCTCCGACCATGATTGAGGCTCGCGGACTAAGCAAGTTCTACGGTCCATTTGTGGCTATTTCGGATATCACCTTTTCGATACCCAGGGGTCAGGTGGTGGCATTTCTGGGGCCCAACGGGGCGGGCAAATCCACCACTATGAAGATTCTTACCGGGTTTTTGTCCGCCAGTGAAGGTCAGGCGCTGATAGCGGGTGTGGATGTTCGCACCGACAGGCTCAAGGCGGTTGAACGGCTTGGCTATTTGCCGGAGAACGGTCCGCTGTATCTTGACATGACCCCTATGGATCTTTTGAAATTTTTTGGCGAGGCCCGGGGCCTTAAGGGCAATAAGCTCAAAAAGCGCCTTGATTGGGTAATCGATCTTTGCGCTCTGGGGCAGGTGGTGGGCAAACCGATCGGGAAGCTCTCGCGGGGGTACCGTCAGCGCACCGGCTTGGCGCATTCACTTTTGCATGACCCCGATGTCCTTATCATGGATGAACCCACGGCGGGTCTGGACCCTAATCAGATTCGTGACTTTCGTTCTCACATAAATAAGCTTGGCGAATCGAAGACGATTTTGATTTCCACGCACATTCTTCAGGAAGCGGAGGCGGTCGCTCAGCGAATTCTGCTGGTAAACAGTGGTAAGCTGATGTTCGATGGAACGG encodes:
- a CDS encoding FG-GAP-like repeat-containing protein codes for the protein MIKTSIITISSVILLTTASVWAVSFEIGESYSAGQEPFWLSKADFNSDGHLDLAVGHCDEHLYPEIDANSGISVFFGNGDGTFAEAVQYVTGFGTLAICAGDFDGDGDIDLASTRPDRIGFVEPDSLCILLNDGEGVFELSPRCETAVVGCLGMCAVDVDGDSSDDLVMTGYMNDTLCIMKNGGTGSFALDTCFAAGDYVTRVCAGDFDSDGDDDLALVNFDNLLIYTNDGFGDFTFADGYSNSDQTDILVSDFDRDGDGDLMTVSQATDLVTVRLNSGDATFPFTAYIPVPFMPFSGALADFDGDGNEDLALTCHVWDSVSILLGTGDGAFVMDSKYSIADRPISLEAGDYDEDGDYDLVVVNNYSNEITIMLNTTVVTDVTEEDKVAEVPSSFGLRQNYPNPFNSSTNIQFDLSQRAFVEMTIYNIAGQVVRYLVTEEMSAGVHTVEWNGSSDAGVPVATGIYLCHLKAGDFVSMKKMALLK
- a CDS encoding ABC transporter ATP-binding protein; translation: MAENSSPTMIEARGLSKFYGPFVAISDITFSIPRGQVVAFLGPNGAGKSTTMKILTGFLSASEGQALIAGVDVRTDRLKAVERLGYLPENGPLYLDMTPMDLLKFFGEARGLKGNKLKKRLDWVIDLCALGQVVGKPIGKLSRGYRQRTGLAHSLLHDPDVLIMDEPTAGLDPNQIRDFRSHINKLGESKTILISTHILQEAEAVAQRILLVNSGKLMFDGTAAELKQNGSFEEAFYRLTDYGQSIGGGRGGRK
- a CDS encoding fructose-bisphosphatase class II, coding for MPNKLRYNIADERLTYQGKKDDYKFNSDKLIEFNHRHMAVLNNYDITLDALTITTLCDKFSHNSNLGALRNRQVRQSVTLSAALAAVAVGLNGRGSINSVPKDHVTQELSNNLKRANDRTAAQIMAEVLQQTTETLPVGEEVLIESAITEGVRVKPGKEAGGNPTIAVGAVFGKDQHRAQYGLSMPRNVTQLSMGNDVIDGTTKSIKGLHSSLTALFVTEANVKRHLPDIYVQRWMGGAYFPEFNPREAKLTDAAEIIANAYGYSGVDKLSAFFLDRSRHYPAMDELNKAGIATPFDKDGDLLPAVLLGLAGLQFPDERGLCSMIGEIGGSAEWAVGVLPLVWRGGQAIGMLTSQSSLTRKDLSAEELWKERFHFTEEEFMQIQDARFERKPYFTIGDIIDDPFAGGISAYGSITDNYYIPFMDGVKGNPKTNKISVNVLLVNSLGMVEVWQMRYKCKESLKHTIELMSSPKEELEDLGGAQLEKAIGKMLSNERLAKRFWIFFNNEYYPAIIPVRDKMVLLHKAVETLIERGALNEKDREIIAATEHLAKDWFVNSD
- the rsgA gene encoding ribosome small subunit-dependent GTPase A, with the translated sequence MSNDNSNTSMISLGWDQHFEKHFEPYSPDGLVPGRVEAEHRNLYRVVCECGHFSAEVSGRFINSAVSRGDYPAVGDWVVMNLLEKEQKGIIQAVLERKSCFSRKAVLSGGMPDTGGKTAEQVLAANIDTVFLVSGLDNNFNIRRIERYVTVAYNSGATPVIILNKADLRDDLDECVSEVQEIAAGVDVLAVSAASHAGLDALQRYLAVGKTVAFLGSSGVGKSTIINTLLGEQRLKTREVSGEDSRGRHTTTHRELIVLPGGGVVIDTPGMREISLWDDTGGLQKAFDDIEAFARQCRFHDCTHESEPGCAVQAALADGRLDAARFGNYVKLQKEISAFAIRKDKQLYRQTTRERDKKHRRYFKEMQKVNKKFRER
- a CDS encoding phosphotransferase; the protein is MDQQTERIFADNEQKVLSEASKRYGMAPDSLKRLGSFESFVFEYRYQDTDQILRVTPGSHRQATAIKGELEWVNYLADNGVSVCRGLPSKNGSLVEVIELDTIDSDPDAFYSVVSFTKAPGRRAIKEDWNEKLFTNWGQVIGRMHALTKNYQPSDPSLVRHVWHEDGDLRADRYLPESQTKVLARHADLMDYLHKLPMDTDSFGLVHEDMHHGNFFVDNGSITVFDFDDCQHHWFASDLAMPLFYVMRNLTLNDQSLEFAHHFFGCLMEGYSRENRIEKYWLEQIPHFLKLREMILYIILYAEEAFEANEWCRAFFSGRRERIENGVPVLDMDFGQFA
- a CDS encoding O-methyltransferase; translated protein: MFHKIPQAIAERMMFLEELDRRDRLDGTSRKVRLRQIPPDTGKFIALLASEAPDGALVEIGTSAGYSTLWLALACLETDRKIVTIEIDDDKFRMATETFRLTGLGGTVEQVHRDAREVLDGFTDIAFCFLDAEKEIYDSCYELVVPRMVPGGILVADNVISHREILQPFLDRVEADERVDSVVVPIGKGELLCRKR